One genomic region from Conexibacter woesei Iso977N encodes:
- the mtnA gene encoding S-methyl-5-thioribose-1-phosphate isomerase — MAIGVGGIQAIRWDGRRLSLLDQTLLPGSEVWLTPAGAADVAEAIGRLAVRGAPNIGIAAAYGVALELSARPSLGALEEACDVLIASRPTAVNLAWAVERVRAACLGAGPSTLASAARGEAQKIHAAEDAASLAMGALGADWLVERGVRTLLTHCNTGALATGGRGSALGVAITLAERVEGVRVIACETRPLLQGARLTAWELDRLGIPHALIVDGAAAGLLARGAADAVIVGCDRVAANGDTANKVGTYSHALAAAAASVPFLVAGPTSTIDASTPDGAAIVIEERAADEVLTLAGVGVAPPGTPVINPAFDVTPASLITALVTERGIAAPVSAESVAELLAS, encoded by the coding sequence GTGGCCATTGGTGTTGGTGGGATCCAGGCGATCCGGTGGGACGGGCGGCGGTTGTCGCTGCTCGATCAGACGCTGCTGCCGGGCAGCGAGGTGTGGCTGACGCCGGCGGGTGCGGCGGACGTCGCGGAGGCGATCGGGCGACTGGCCGTGCGGGGTGCGCCGAACATCGGGATCGCGGCGGCGTACGGGGTCGCTTTGGAGCTTTCGGCGCGGCCGTCGCTGGGCGCGCTGGAGGAGGCGTGCGACGTGCTGATCGCGTCGCGGCCGACGGCGGTGAACCTGGCGTGGGCCGTCGAGCGCGTGCGCGCGGCGTGCCTGGGCGCCGGGCCCTCGACGCTGGCGAGCGCCGCGCGGGGCGAGGCACAGAAGATCCACGCGGCGGAGGACGCGGCGTCGCTGGCGATGGGCGCGCTGGGCGCCGACTGGCTGGTGGAGCGAGGCGTCCGGACGTTGCTGACGCACTGCAACACGGGCGCGCTGGCGACCGGCGGGCGCGGGAGCGCGCTGGGCGTGGCGATCACGCTGGCCGAGCGGGTCGAGGGCGTCCGCGTGATCGCGTGCGAGACGCGCCCGCTGCTGCAGGGCGCGCGGTTGACGGCATGGGAGCTGGACCGCCTCGGGATCCCGCACGCGCTGATCGTGGACGGGGCGGCGGCGGGGCTCCTGGCGCGCGGCGCTGCGGACGCCGTGATCGTCGGCTGCGACCGGGTCGCCGCCAACGGCGACACGGCCAACAAGGTCGGGACCTACTCGCACGCGCTGGCGGCGGCGGCCGCGTCGGTGCCGTTCCTGGTCGCGGGGCCGACCTCGACGATCGACGCCTCGACCCCCGACGGCGCCGCGATCGTCATCGAGGAGCGCGCGGCCGACGAGGTCCTGACCCTCGCGGGTGTCGGCGTGGCGCCACCCGGCACGCCGGTCATCAACCCCGCCTTCGACGTGACGCCCGCATCGCTGATCACCGCCCTGGTCACCGAACGCGGCATCGCCGCGCCGGTGAGCGCCGAGTCCGTCGCGGAGCTGCTGGCGTCATGA
- a CDS encoding alcohol dehydrogenase catalytic domain-containing protein: MKVARSVGVREVAVQDDPEPSAGPGEVVCRVLACGVCGSDISDAWVAPKVPVVLGHELTGEVVEVGAGVVGLAVGDRVVVHHHAPCGECRRCRRGHETLCESFRTTNIAPGGFAERVRVPAELVGELLLLEDLDEERGTFVEPLACVLRAMDRAGLRAGDSLLVLGAGTSGLLAIAAAHARGVEAVWVREPRADRMEHALAAGAERHGNELVDVAFVASGAAEAVTDGFASVAPGGVLLLYATPSPGKPLSLDAVSQYRREVDVIASYSAGARDMIDAYELLASGAVDPMPWVTHRVGLEETGRALEMVRTGEAIKVLVLP; encoded by the coding sequence ATGAAGGTCGCGCGTTCGGTCGGGGTTCGGGAGGTCGCCGTGCAGGACGATCCGGAGCCGAGCGCCGGGCCGGGCGAGGTCGTCTGCCGGGTCCTGGCCTGTGGCGTCTGCGGGTCGGACATCAGCGACGCGTGGGTGGCGCCGAAGGTCCCGGTGGTCCTCGGGCACGAGCTGACCGGGGAAGTTGTGGAAGTCGGCGCCGGAGTTGTAGGCCTTGCGGTGGGCGACCGCGTTGTCGTCCATCACCACGCGCCGTGCGGGGAGTGCCGGCGCTGCCGGCGCGGGCACGAGACGCTGTGCGAGTCGTTCAGGACCACCAACATCGCGCCGGGCGGGTTCGCGGAGCGTGTCCGGGTCCCGGCCGAGCTGGTCGGCGAGCTGCTGTTGTTGGAGGACTTGGACGAGGAGCGCGGGACGTTCGTCGAGCCGCTGGCGTGCGTCCTGCGGGCGATGGACCGCGCGGGGCTGCGGGCGGGCGACTCGCTGCTGGTGCTGGGCGCCGGGACGTCCGGGCTGCTGGCGATCGCCGCCGCGCACGCGCGCGGGGTCGAGGCGGTGTGGGTCAGGGAGCCGCGCGCGGACCGCATGGAGCACGCGCTGGCCGCGGGCGCGGAGCGGCACGGCAACGAGCTGGTCGACGTGGCGTTCGTGGCCTCCGGCGCGGCGGAGGCGGTGACCGACGGGTTCGCGTCGGTCGCCCCGGGCGGCGTGCTGTTGTTGTACGCCACGCCGTCGCCGGGCAAGCCCTTGTCGCTGGACGCGGTGTCGCAGTACCGGCGTGAGGTCGACGTGATCGCGTCGTACTCCGCGGGCGCGCGGGACATGATCGACGCCTATGAGCTGCTCGCGTCCGGCGCCGTCGACCCGATGCCGTGGGTGACGCATCGCGTCGGGTTGGAGGAGACGGGGCGCGCGCTGGAGATGGTCCGGACCGGCGAGGCGATCAAGGTGTTGGTGTTGCCCTGA